AATCTTGAGTTCCGaggctttctaacagtttttgaatcgtttcaatcgGACAAACAGATCAGGAGTTACCGTattataagacgatgtttttttccagaaattgcatcctaaaaagtggggtcgtgttataatcgcggacttacggtagatggtcaatacgcatccgcgctgctggatggagccaaagtatcactgaccagagagcgagtggagtgacgaaatgagatcaaatgatcggatgaaaaatggcggatcatctggaagaaaggggctgaacgctggacaactgagcaaacaacagaggagaagttatgataccaactttaaactgatggtgatcaacgcagcagagtcatcaaactactgccaagccgccaggaggtctggtatAGCAGAGTGCCTTGTTCGATATTgtagagcacagaaaaaacgcctacagatgctaacgctatgagaaaagctttccgtggtcctgagagcgacgcttcagagaggcTGATACAAGGATGAGTGAAcacgtcactgaaaaacggacagatggaatgtccaccaccagagcctgattcagctgaaggcactggaaagttatttacataatttatgcagttttgaccccttgaggcttcttatttgttgcttattgtttcttattttgagaaagagaatatattttttattcaatactgtagtaatattttttattttatatctcgtgaaatgttattgtgagtttttgagtttataatgaTTATAtaataaaatttgttttatgagtgaccttattgtcttcagcagtttttttttttttttttttttttcacaaaatgatctttgaaaaataggggtcgtgttataatcggagtcgtcttatattcgggccaatacggtatatgcattacaaaatccatgttttttcaaaacaattttcatgcgtttttttaaccacagagaagagacttttcatttctttgcatTAATGGAAGCActacgagaggcgttcaagtaccctcggaaaccAGAGTCGCTAGCGTGTAAATTTAGCTAATTAgtccgctaatgtttttcaaagttagctgaacagctaatccgcttATGAAAATGTCAGCTtattagcggttagctgattagcggactgcgcccaccactggTATTCACGCACACTTGTATGTCTAACGTAATGTGTTAGATAACTTATTATTCAACTAAACTGGCCTGGAGGCTGTATAAGCATGATTAGAAACTCACAGGTCCGATCCCCAAcacaacaggaagagaaaactttccttttcttttcccccaGTTACTTTCACACTGTTGTCTTTCCGTGCCTCAGTTGCTGTGTTTCAATAATCGTCATGTTTCTTTTCAGGCAGCCGATCTGTGTCCAGAACACGAAGAGAAGCTGAAGCTCTTCTGCATCACTGATCAGCAGCTGACTTGCATCATTTGCAGAGACGCAGAGAGACATGAAGGACACACATTTAAACCGATCAAGGAAGCAGATGCAGCCCTGAGAAAGGAGCTGGAAACGTTTCTGCAGAACGTTTCTGGAGATATCAGTGCTGTAGAAGGTCTAGCTGACAGGCAGAGGGAAGAAATCTCAAAAAGCAGGAAGAAGTCGGAGAACCTCATGACCCAGATCAGCAACCAGTTCAGAGAGATGCACCAGTTTTTGACAAGGAGAGAAAAGCAGATCGAGAACGAGttgaaacaaaagcaagaaGATGAAATGAAGAGAATGGATGAGAGTTTACGAGCTGTGGAGACAGTTTTGTGTGAGAACAGAGAGCTTCAGGTCAAAGTAAACTCAGCTCTAGAAATTAAAGACTCAGAGAGCTTCTTAAAGAGCTGGACTGAGGATGAAAACAGGAAAGCCAAAAGAGCGTCATTCAGACCCAGAGCCACAGGGCTCAAAGTGGAGAACACATCCTTCTCTTTGTGGCCTTATGAAAGTCACCTGCAGTTCTTTGTGTGGAAGGAAATGCTTGAGATCATCCAGCCCAGAGCAGAGCGCCTTTCACTCTCAAACAACAGTGGACAAACAGTCATATTGAACAGTGGGCGGAGTTTGATTTGGGATCACGCAAAGGATAGGTCAGAAAGTGCACAGAGAttacaaaatgcaaaatataaTGCCGGATATTCAAACAGCTACTCTTCAATCAACCGTCAATGCAACTACGTCGCTCCTGCAATCAGTGGCCAGGCATTCAGCTCCAGTCAGTTCACTTCAGGACAGCACTACTGGGAAGTCGATGTTGGAAGTGCAGATTGTTGGAAACTCGGCATAAAGAATTACTTCCTTGACTATGACGGGCAAAGATATGCTGTTTGTGGTCAgggcagaaacagaaacataacGATATCAAACACACCTCAAAAGTTTGGTTTTTACCTGAACTGCTCCTCGAAGCAGCTCTCCTTCTATGACGCAGACAGCATGACACACATTGACACTGTGGACCTGATGTCCAGCTCGGCgtcagcatatttccacttccAGGACAGAGATGCCAATCATGGCCCTCTGACTGTTTGCTGGTACTGAGGAGGAACAGACAAGACAAGCAGCCTTCCCTCATGTGTGGTTCCTCCAGAAGAGCCACTGGAACGCTGGAATGTAAAAACAATCAGTTCCTGGTATTAACCAGAACTTACAggggtttttttctcattttttagCCACTCAGTGACCGACCCAAAGCAGTAACAGGATTATTTTAAGTTCGGtggtgtttctgctcctctctgatAGTGGTATATGATGTGTTCTAAAGAATCTCAGGAGACGTTGAGGCTGATTTCCAAGCTTGAGGTGTGTGTCGGTCTTGATCGTTGATATTGAGACTATGTTTTGATGTGGAGTGGTTTTCAATGTGTGAACAATAAGACAGGTTTACTGTGTGTTAATGTGAGGCTGGTGTGGAGCCTCACATCGTTTTGTTGGAATCTCTATCAATCTTATAAGTTTCTGACAGTTTTCAGACGTGTTGATGCAGATCAGGGATGTTTAAAGTGTCGGAGGATCAGCTGAACAGACCGAAGTACAAATCACTCAGAGGGAGTCTTCCAGTCTTCCCAGAGGAATCCTCAGCACTGACAGAGAATCCctgttaaatgtgtgtttagtgGAGGTTCATTCTATTTCTGAAATTCAAATCTGTTGTcgctgttcagttttttttgtattttgtgtttggtGTAATTTTCATATCCCAAATGTCTTATTTTACAAGCTCAGTTCTGAAgctttgaatgtgttttgttattccTTTTGTTCATTTCTCTAATTGTATTTTGGGATAAAAGTCACAGTCCTAAAATCTCTTTAAATCTCTGCCTGTTGGAGTGTGCCTTTACATTTGATGTACCCAGATTTAATAAACATTGTAATAAACAAACTGCATTTCAAAATATCATCACGTGGTTAAGCTCCTTTCTGATGTCGGTTGACATCATGGTTCTCTAGTTCTTCAGTGGACAACACCTGAGACCATATTGACCTTCATTTCATTAGTGAGGAACGGTTCAGAGGAGACATATTTACTGCTCACATGAGGAGCatttattgtacattttgaacagatgaagcctcactgcaccCAGTAACAGACAGTTGAAGTTATTTATCTCTCAGAAGCACAACATGAATAAAAGCTGTTTATTTCACAGGCGTGTAATCCATTTtatggaaaaagaagaaaaacattgattCTATAACAGACTGAATTGTCTAAGTGATGTTTTATCTCaactttaaatcttttttttatctatatattttcaaatgaaattcaGTTTCAGTCAATATTCATGACTTGTCCTCCTCTCACCACGTGAGGGCGCTCAAGTCAAACATGCCTCTTCATTGCCAGTCAGAGGTGGCTCAGAGGCCAAAGAAACACACTTTGAATTGGAAGTtcgcaggtttgattcccacagatcaccactgtgggtctgtgacctttgacccctgtcCACATCATGTCCTCTCACAAGGGAGCCCAGTTCTACAGTTTGAAGAGGGCCAGAACTGATTTCTTTAACTGAGCAAGTACGTTTTATTGTTATTCTCCTTTCACAGAGAAGGAaccacaaagtgctttacagtgaaCACAGAAAAGTAGAACAAATAATCAGAGGGATCCTCACGGTGGCGCTCGCTTCCCCCAGAGCCGGCACATGACAACCCAAGGTCTGGAGGAAAAGTGCCTCTGGAGTTGTGGTACTGGAGTGACCCCGATGCCCAGACTTGGCCCAGGCTTGTTATGCGCCGCAGACGAGACTGACGCTGAATcctatttcaccccttagcccccccccccccacccccttggccctaccccttcgTTTTGCAGCATGGAGGGGTACGAGTGTCCCAGTTGTTATTATGacataggggtagggccaaggagcgatcgtttccacacccgcgcattccaggcgcattccaaacacaacagatagacaattattttcaataaactggtttcttcaacactgcccgccttgAATatgcgggtgggaaacgagcgctcccacCAATGCAGacgtgaactaaccccgcccgcatcttacggtgtaggcggacaaaacaagcacCACCGGCcaccactggatgacagatttcccagaaagccttccaagatcggcaacgaaataagttcataaatgtaagtattttgtaaattaataaagttttaaaatgtaagaaaaacattcttcttcggtaaacaattgtcgcatctgcctacatcatcggcagcggcgaatACTGATGACGTATGCGATTTtcgaaggggtgttccaattcggaggggtttacttttggccctaccccttagcactccgtttcaaaggggtaggggcAAAGGGGAGGGCTCGAAAGAGAAATGTGATTGGGCCTGAGACAAGCGCCCTCATccatgggggtgggggggtaatATTCTTCCATTCGCCCACTAGGGGGCGCAAGATAATGACTGATAATAATTGCCCACCCGTCAAAAGAACATTTTGGGAAGGCAATTCGGTGCCCCTCCTGTACACTGAGCcttaggcggccgcctagttcgcctatgcccaGAGCTGGCCTTGCTGGTGCCAGAGAGCCTTGGTGGGGCCTGGAGAGTCAGGGGCCGGTGCAATGGAGCCCTAGAGCCAGAGGCTGGGGTGCTGAAGTCGCAGAGCCAGGATGGCTGGGGCGCCGGTGCTTGAGAGTCTGGAAGACCAAAGGCCAGGGAGCCTGTAAGGCCATAGACTGGAAGGCTGGAGCTTGACTGGGAGTGAAAACTGATTGGGACCTGTTAGACACAAGACAAGCTGGCAGGCAGATGGGAGCTGGGTACCTGCCCACAAGTTCATCCATTTTCATCCATTGTGATTCTTTTTTACGGAGCCACTAAAGGggcacattttcttttcttttggtgaGTTTCACAAGCTCAATTAAAGGTGTTAACCGAGCGCTTAAGCCCTGCCAGTGCCTGTGCTTGTTCTACGTGTACACGTCAAGGTATCCACGGTCTCCAGGTGTTTTTATGTAAATATCATGATGCCTTTGTCTCCAGGTATTTTTGGCTCTGGGTGGCTTGGACACTCGGACAGCTTCCACATCAGCCTGGTTCAGACCAACCTCCTGCAGGCCATCTCTGGCCCGAACTACTTCACCCAGCGGATGCACATCTGCCTGGAAAACTATGAGAGcagtgtccagcagggggcggtgtaGCATGTGCTCTGGTCAGCCTGATGCCAGGAATGCACTGGATGCGGAAACGTAGCAGAGGCGCCGCGCACGCCGCGAATGTCTCCGCGCCGGcacttggctgttcgcactggtaTGGAAAGCCGAAAGAGTCACAATTCGCTACTAATCCAACGCATCAGATCCTTAAGACGCCGTAAAAAAACGCTGTAAAAAACGTGCATTTTAAACAAGCAAAACGTGTGTTTTTTACAGCGTTTTataagatgttaatgagctcttCCCTCTGAAAAACGCAGCCaataagtttaatttttctgaagccaatcagcagagagcacagcgaaGCCACAGCAATGTtagaggaaatgactgaaattcagagaATTAAAATGTCGATCTGCACGAATTAAAACATCTATTCTGAGATGCTAATCGTTACACTTTCTTCCGTGTCCACCATTAATCAGTGTCACCGTCTCTAatcagaggattaaaatatcGATCTGCACGGATTAAGTATAATCACCGTGGCTGAATACACTATGCTGAAAACATGTGGTTGgtttataaaataaacaaacaaaaccttgatcatcgcattttcaaaatgtattaagCCCACatatatttgctttttatttatttgcgttttgttgttgtgttatgtcATAACTACGAGAACAATCCCTTGCTTAAACATCTATTTTGAGATGTTAATCATTACACTTTCTCCCATGTCCACCAATAGTCAGTATCACCGTCTCTAATGTAATAATTGCAGGTTTAGCGCATATAGTCTATGGTTTATCGGCCACATCTGATCTGCCAACACATCGTGCTCATAAGGTGAAGTTACACATTTTAACTACAAGGTGGCAGTAGTGGTTTAAACAACTGTTTTAGCTCAGCTCCgccaaccctgtctccacaaaattagtTCTGAGAAAACTGAA
The DNA window shown above is from Salarias fasciatus chromosome 20, fSalaFa1.1, whole genome shotgun sequence and carries:
- the LOC115407684 gene encoding nuclear factor 7, ovary-like; translated protein: MASSLLVEDLTCSVCLSIFTDPVTLQCGHSFCRWCAGEVLAVQPRCPQCCQAVVTEAQDLPSSFILKSLAEKARGDWSLQTDRAQAADLCPEHEEKLKLFCITDQQLTCIICRDAERHEGHTFKPIKEADAALRKELETFLQNVSGDISAVEGLADRQREEISKSRKKSENLMTQISNQFREMHQFLTRREKQIENELKQKQEDEMKRMDESLRAVETVLCENRELQVKVNSALEIKDSESFLKSWTEDENRKAKRASFRPRATGLKVENTSFSLWPYESHLQFFVWKEMLEIIQPRAERLSLSNNSGQTVILNSGRSLIWDHAKDRSESAQRLQNAKYNAGYSNSYSSINRQCNYVAPAISGQAFSSSQFTSGQHYWEVDVGSADCWKLGIKNYFLDYDGQRYAVCGQGRNRNITISNTPQKFGFYLNCSSKQLSFYDADSMTHIDTVDLMSSSASAYFHFQDRDANHGPLTVCWY